CTGTCCGCCAGCTCTTCCAGATAGGCCCCCAGCGCCTCCGGGCCGCTGACCTGATCGTGGGCGTGGACCGTGAGCAGTGGCAGGTAACCCACCTGCACCGCGTACCCGGCGAGTTCCAGCATCGCCACGTCGTTGTCGCTGTCCCCAAAAACGACCGTGCGCTCCAGCTCGATCCCCAGCCCCTCCGCGATCAGGGTCAAGGCCGCGCCCTTGTGCGCCCCGGTGGGGGTCACCGTCAGGAACTCGGTGTAGGGCGGCTGCGCCCCGGTCAGCACCAGGTGCGGGTGCGACTCGCGCAACCGGGCGGCGAAATCGGCCACGCCGGGGTGATAGAAGCCCACCTTCAGGGCCGCCTCGTCCGTGGGGGCGTCCGCGAGGGGGCGCACGCCGCGCTCGACCATCCACGGCTCAGGCTGCTGGCCCGGCGGAATCAGGGCATACGGCCCCTGCGCCGTGAAGACGACCACGCGGGCGTCCTCCAGTTCGTGCGCGAGGACGGCCGCGAGTTCCTCCGCCGTGAAGCGGGCCTCACGGTGCAACTCGCCGCCGAGTTCGACCCGGCCGCCGTTGTTGGTCGCCACCGCGTCGGGCTGCGCGGCCTCCAGCACCGGGCGGGGGGCGCTGTCGCGTCCGGTGATGACCGCCACCCGCACCCCCAGCCCCCGCAGCCGCGCGAGCGCCGCCGCCGTGGGCGCGGGCACCTCGCGGCCCATCTCGGGAATCAGGGTGCCGTCAAGGTCGAAGGCGAGCAGCAGGGGCAGGCGGTGGGGCCGGGGGCGTTCGGGCGGGCGCGTCACGGGGGAGAGGCTAGCAGGCGGGGGCACCGGACAACGCGAGGGCCGCCCACCCCCGGCGAGGGGAGCGGGCGGCTCGGCAGAGGGTGGGGCTTATTCGCCCAGCGTCTCGATGGGGGTGAAGTCGCTCTGCGTCTCGGTGGCCGTCTCGGCGGGCGCGGCCTGGGCGGCGAGCGCGGCGGCCTTGGCCTGCTGGCTGCGGGCGGCGTCCTTCATCACGCGGCTGCGGTCGCTCTTGATGCGGGCAGCCTTGCCGCGCAGTTCGCGCAGGTAGTACAGCTTGGCGCGGCGGACCTTGCCACGCTCCAGCACCGTCACCTTGGCGACGAGCGGGCTGCTGAACGGGAAGACGCGCTCGACGCCCTCGCCGAAGCTGATCTTGCGGACCGTGAAGCTCTTGCGGCTGCCCGTGCCGTTGATGGCGATGACCACGCCCTCAAAGGCCTGGTTGCGGGTGCGGTTGCCTTCGACGACCTTCGTCTCCACGCGCACGGTGTCACCGGGCTGGAACTCGGGGTGGTCCGTCTTGATGTGCCCCTGCTCGACCGAGCGCAGGATCGCGCCGCGATTCACTTTGACCTGACTCTGCATGTGTCACCACTCCTTTACCAGCGGACCGTCCCACCTCCCGGCACAGCAGTTCCCAACACACCGGCACGGGCAGAGACGTTCTTGGTCTGTACGCTCCCGCGTCATCGCGCGGGGCTGAACCTGAGGAGTATACGCGCCGGGGCCGGGGCAGCTCAAGGGGATCCGGCGGCCCCGAGGGCAGAGGCGCTCTGCCTGACCCAGATCACGATGAAGGCTTGATGAAGCCTTATGCTGGCCGGGTGAGCGATTCGCCGGAAGCCAGAGAGACCGCGCTCGCGGGAGCGCAGCAGGCCGTGGGCCGTCAGCGGCGGCGTCTCGCCGAGGTGCGGGCACGCGAGCACGTGGGCGCGGCCGGGTGGGCGCAGACCAGCACCCTGGAACAGATCATCCGCGCCGGGCAAGAAGGGCTGGCCGCCACCGACGCGCTGCGGCAGGTCGTGAAGGTGACCACCGAGCAGCTCCGCAACCTGCCCCTCGCCGCCGGGGAGCAGAAGCGCCATGAACACGCCCAGGCCCTCGCCGAGATCGTGGAAAACGGCGAGGAACAGATCACGGCGGCAGCGGCCCTCGACGGGCTGATCTGCCAGGCGCTGGAGGAAGTCGCCCGCACCCCCATGAGCGAGGTCAGCGTGCAGACGCTGCGCCGTATTCACGACCGGGTGCAGGCCCAACTGGGTGCCCTGAACACCATCATCGAGGCGGCCCGTGCCCAGGCCGACACGCTGGAGCAGGTCGGGCGGCTCGAGCGCCTCAGCGCCGAGCATCAGGCCAGGGTCGAGGCGATTCAGGCCCTGAGCGCCGACCACGAGGTCGAGCTGCTGGCCGAGGCGGGCGAGCAGATCGTGGAGCGCATCAGCGAACTCGACGAGGCGGGTGAGGAACAACTCGGCGCCCTGGGCCGCATCGCGGAGGCCGCGCTGGGCAAGGTCGCCGAGACGGCCGCCGCGCCCGAACAGCAGGCC
This region of Deinococcus sp. HSC-46F16 genomic DNA includes:
- a CDS encoding HAD hydrolase family protein, which produces MTRPPERPRPHRLPLLLAFDLDGTLIPEMGREVPAPTAAALARLRGLGVRVAVITGRDSAPRPVLEAAQPDAVATNNGGRVELGGELHREARFTAEELAAVLAHELEDARVVVFTAQGPYALIPPGQQPEPWMVERGVRPLADAPTDEAALKVGFYHPGVADFAARLRESHPHLVLTGAQPPYTEFLTVTPTGAHKGAALTLIAEGLGIELERTVVFGDSDNDVAMLELAGYAVQVGYLPLLTVHAHDQVSGPEALGAYLEELADRLEGAEASPA
- the rplS gene encoding 50S ribosomal protein L19: MQSQVKVNRGAILRSVEQGHIKTDHPEFQPGDTVRVETKVVEGNRTRNQAFEGVVIAINGTGSRKSFTVRKISFGEGVERVFPFSSPLVAKVTVLERGKVRRAKLYYLRELRGKAARIKSDRSRVMKDAARSQQAKAAALAAQAAPAETATETQSDFTPIETLGE